GCCTATCACGTGTCGGGCGAGTACTCGATGATCCGCGCGGCCGGGGCCAACGGCTGGATCGACGCGACGGCGGTCGCAGTCGAACAGTTGACGGCGGTGCGACGCGCCGGTGCCGACTTCATCCTCACCTATTTCGCCTCGGAGCTCGCGGAGATCCTGTGACCGGTACCAATGAAGAACTCTTCGCCCGCGCGTCGGCCGTCATCCCCGGAGGGGTGAACTCGCCGGTGCGGGCGTTCGGTTCGGTCGGCGGCACGCCGTACTTCGTGGCGCGCGCCGAGGGGCCCTTCGTGTTCGACGCCGAGGGGCGCCGCCTGATCGACTGGGTCCAGAGCTACGGGCCGGGAATCCTCGGTCACGCCCACCCCGCGGTGGTGGCGGCGATCACCGCCGCGGCGGCTGACGGCTCCACGTACGGTGCCCCGACCGAGCGTGAGGTCCGCCTCGCCGAGGAGATGATCGAGCGCGTGCCCGGCCTCGAGATGGTCCGAATGGTCTCGTCGGGCACCGAGGCCGCCATGTCGGCCATCCGCCTCGCCCGGGGTGTCACCGGCCGGTCCAAGATCCTCAAGTTCGCGGGTTGCTACCACGGTCATGCCGATGCCCTGTTGGCCGCCGGCGGTTCCGGTGTCGCCAACCAGGGTCTGTCGGGCTGTGACGGCGTGACCGACGGCGCCGTGGCCGACACCGTGGTCGCGCCCTACAACGTCGTGCCGACGCTGGACGAGAGCTTCGCGGTCGTGGCGGTCGAACCCGTTGCCGCGAACATGGGCGTCATCGAGCCTTCTCCCGACTTTCTCGCAGGCCTGCGGGCCGAGTGCGACCGTGTGGGCGCACTGCTCCTGTTCGACGAGGTGATCACCGGCTTCCGCCTCGGTCGGGGTGGGGCCACGGAGTGGTCGGGCGTGACGCCCGACGTCTGGTGCTTCGGCAAGGTCATCGGCGGCGGTCTGCCGATGGGTGCGTTCGGTGCAAGCCGCGCGGTCATGTCGCACCTGGCTCCGCTGGGCGGGGTCTACCAGGCGGGAACCCTGTCGGGGAACCCACTGGCCACCGCCGCGGGCCTCGCTACCCTCGCGCTACTCGACGCTGACGCCTACCTGCGGCTGACCGCCACGGCGCGACGCCTCGCCGACGGTATGACGGCGGCCTTCGCTGCGGCGGGTGTCCCCGCGGTCGTGCCCCGGATCGGCCCGATCGTCGGGCTGTTCTTCACCGACACGGCGCCGACGAACTTCGACGAGGCCTCGGCTGCCGCCGACAACGGCGTGTACCCCCGCTTCTTCCACGGGATGCTCGACCGGGGAGTGGCGTTGGCGCCCGGCGCCTACGAGGCCCTGTTCCCGAGCCTCGCCCACGGCGACGACGAGGTGGACGCCACCGTCGCCGCGTGCGCCGAAGTGGCCGTCACCCTCTGATTCTCTATTCCGGCGTGACCTTCACGATTGCGGCGATGGCCCTGTAGGCCGCCTCGGCCGGGCCGACCTCGTCGGGGCGCAGGAGGTTGGCCATGATCCGCAGTGCCCACTCCATGAGGGGCCGGGACTGCATCCCGGCCCGGGTCAACTCCGCGATGAGGCGGGGGTTGCCGATCACCTTCGCGAAGATGCGGGCGACCTTGAAGTAGAGGCCGTACTCGTCGTCGAGCCAGCGCTCGTAGCCGTTGAGGATCAGTCCGTCGTCGGCCGCGTGGGCGGCCGCGATCAACTCAGCGGCCTTGCGGCCGGTCTCGTAGGCGTAGTCGATCCCCTCGCCGTTGAACGGGTTGATGGAACCGGCGGCGTCGCCGATCACCACCCAGTTCGGGCCGAGCTTGGGGTCCACCGATCCCGCCATCGGTAGACGACCACCGGTGGCGTCCTGCAGGGGAGCGGTCGGGTCGATCCCCCAGTGCTCCGGGACGGCGTGGGCCCACTCCTCCATGAGGTGCGAGGTGTTGACGGACTTGTAGTCCCGGAAGGTGGACAGCAGCCCGATCCCGACGTTGATGGTCCCGTCGCCGAGAGGGAAGATCCAGCCGTACCCGGGCAGGGAGTTCCCCTGGCGGTCCCGCACGTCGAGTGCGGACTCGATCCACGGGTCCGTCGAGAGTGGACTCTCGAAGTAGGTGCGGATCGCCATGCCCTGGGGCCAGCTTCGTTCCCGGGAGCAGCCGAGCGCCCGGCCGAACCGGGAGTTGGCGCCGTCCGCGATGATGACCCAGCTGGCGCGGATCTCCGACGTGGCGTCCGAGGCGACGTCACGAACCTCGGCGCCGCGCAGCAGGCCGGACTCGAGGATCGGCCGGGTCGCCTCGGTGCCCTGGAGGACCTTGGCACCCGCCGCCTGGGCGTGTTCGGCGACCATGGTGTCGAGGTCCCGACGTCGCACGACGTAGCCGTAGGACGGATGCTCGGGATGGTCGGGCCACGGCAGCTCGAGGGTGCGGCCGTGGGCGATCGTGCGCAGACCGTCGTGGCGGTGGTGGGACCCGGCGATGCGGTCTTCGAGCCCCATGGCCGCGAGTTGGGTGACGGCACGCGGGGTCAGACCGTCACCGCAGGTCTTGTCACGCGGAAAGGTCTTCTTCTCGACGACGACGACGTCGAGTCCGGCCCGGGCCGCCCAGTACGCGGCGGCCGAACCCCCCGGACCTCCCCCTACGACGAGCAGGTCGTGTCGGGTGGCCTCGGTCATGGCGGTGTCTCCTCGGGTGGCTGTCAGCCTCCGCCGCCGGCCGTCTCGGCATCGCCGGTCGCTGCGAACGCAGGTGCCAGTGTCGCCTGGATGTCGGCCACGGTCACGTCCAGCGGCCAGTTCTCCGGCAACACGATCTCGCCGGCTTCGATCTGCTCGAGCAGGATGGTGGCCAGGGTCTCGTCGGCGGCACTCATGCCGTGCTGGACGCGCTCGTAGAGGACGACCGCGAGCAGTTCCTCGGCGGTGATGGACTCCCCGAACCCGGGCATGACGCCGAACCAGCCGCCGACGCGGCCGCGCTCGGGACTGCCGTAGGGCGTCCCGGCGCCGATGCCGTTCGTGCCCTTGACGACCCACTCGACCATCTGTGCGAGGCCCAGGCCGTCGGGGTCCGCGGGGAAGGTGATGAGGACCTCGCCGGCGTTGAGCTGCGGGCCGGCGTTGGCCCCGGCGCCGCCGGCGCCGTGGCACTGCGCGCAGTTGGCGATGGCCTCGTAGACCTCGGCGCCCTCGCCGAGGAGGCCGACAGCGCCCTGCTCGGGTTCTTCGAGAGTCCCGAAGTAGATGAAGGCCCACAGGGGGAGGAACAACAACACGGGCATCACCCAGTAGG
This region of Acidimicrobiales bacterium genomic DNA includes:
- a CDS encoding geranylgeranyl reductase family protein — encoded protein: MTEATRHDLLVVGGGPGGSAAAYWAARAGLDVVVVEKKTFPRDKTCGDGLTPRAVTQLAAMGLEDRIAGSHHRHDGLRTIAHGRTLELPWPDHPEHPSYGYVVRRRDLDTMVAEHAQAAGAKVLQGTEATRPILESGLLRGAEVRDVASDATSEIRASWVIIADGANSRFGRALGCSRERSWPQGMAIRTYFESPLSTDPWIESALDVRDRQGNSLPGYGWIFPLGDGTINVGIGLLSTFRDYKSVNTSHLMEEWAHAVPEHWGIDPTAPLQDATGGRLPMAGSVDPKLGPNWVVIGDAAGSINPFNGEGIDYAYETGRKAAELIAAAHAADDGLILNGYERWLDDEYGLYFKVARIFAKVIGNPRLIAELTRAGMQSRPLMEWALRIMANLLRPDEVGPAEAAYRAIAAIVKVTPE
- a CDS encoding c-type cytochrome; this translates as MTEVPEHLLQRSRDRRKALGLGGDDDGGGDAAAPAAAGAATPAASAPAAPSLPAFDIEPAKPKPPAPTRPWVEAARKRKRIPYWVMPVLLFLPLWAFIYFGTLEEPEQGAVGLLGEGAEVYEAIANCAQCHGAGGAGANAGPQLNAGEVLITFPADPDGLGLAQMVEWVVKGTNGIGAGTPYGSPERGRVGGWFGVMPGFGESITAEELLAVVLYERVQHGMSAADETLATILLEQIEAGEIVLPENWPLDVTVADIQATLAPAFAATGDAETAGGGG
- a CDS encoding glutamate-1-semialdehyde 2,1-aminomutase; the encoded protein is MTGTNEELFARASAVIPGGVNSPVRAFGSVGGTPYFVARAEGPFVFDAEGRRLIDWVQSYGPGILGHAHPAVVAAITAAAADGSTYGAPTEREVRLAEEMIERVPGLEMVRMVSSGTEAAMSAIRLARGVTGRSKILKFAGCYHGHADALLAAGGSGVANQGLSGCDGVTDGAVADTVVAPYNVVPTLDESFAVVAVEPVAANMGVIEPSPDFLAGLRAECDRVGALLLFDEVITGFRLGRGGATEWSGVTPDVWCFGKVIGGGLPMGAFGASRAVMSHLAPLGGVYQAGTLSGNPLATAAGLATLALLDADAYLRLTATARRLADGMTAAFAAAGVPAVVPRIGPIVGLFFTDTAPTNFDEASAAADNGVYPRFFHGMLDRGVALAPGAYEALFPSLAHGDDEVDATVAACAEVAVTL